The Magnetospirillum sp. genome includes a region encoding these proteins:
- a CDS encoding flagellin has translation MSNSVNTNIGAYTALASLRTTQNALNVASKQVQTGYRVADAADDASTFSVAQGIRGNLQAYGAIQASLASGVGIGTVTQAALTNISNLIGNLQAKITQLADGSISANQRSIYTADFNALTAQVANFISQASYNGTNLLSAGSTAKTFLADTNATVLTVTSQSTVDAAFNTFAATANIVATASDAAAGLSSLSTFQQAVATSLGANAAETRTLTLQSSFVNAIVDATTTGLGAIVDADIGKASAVVQAQQVRQQLGIQSLSIANQQPSVLLGLFR, from the coding sequence ATGTCGAACTCCGTAAACACGAATATCGGCGCCTATACGGCCCTGGCTTCGTTGCGCACGACGCAAAACGCGCTCAACGTCGCATCCAAGCAGGTCCAGACGGGCTATCGCGTTGCCGACGCGGCCGACGACGCGTCGACCTTCTCGGTGGCGCAAGGCATTCGCGGCAACCTGCAAGCCTACGGCGCCATCCAAGCATCGCTTGCCAGCGGTGTCGGCATCGGCACGGTGACGCAGGCGGCGCTGACGAACATCTCGAACCTGATCGGCAACCTGCAAGCCAAGATCACGCAGCTCGCCGACGGGTCGATCAGCGCCAACCAGCGTTCGATCTACACGGCCGACTTCAACGCGCTTACAGCCCAGGTTGCAAACTTCATCAGCCAGGCAAGCTACAACGGCACGAATCTGCTCTCCGCCGGTTCGACAGCCAAGACATTCCTTGCCGACACCAATGCAACAGTGCTCACGGTCACTTCGCAATCGACCGTCGATGCGGCCTTCAACACGTTCGCGGCGACGGCCAACATCGTCGCCACCGCTTCGGATGCAGCGGCAGGCCTCAGCAGCCTGTCGACCTTCCAGCAGGCAGTGGCAACGTCGCTCGGTGCCAATGCTGCCGAAACGCGCACGCTCACGCTGCAGTCGAGCTTCGTGAACGCGATCGTGGACGCAACGACGACCGGTCTCGGCGCCATCGTCGACGCCGACATCGGCAAAGCATCGGCCGTCGTGCAGGCACAGCAGGTTCGCCAGCAGCTCGGCATCCAGTCGCTGTCGATCGCCAACCAGCAGCCTTCGGTTCTGCTGGGGCTGTTCCGCTAG
- a CDS encoding ATP-binding protein, with protein MADRHPLLVQQLQEIARDGAINVERLCEIVSQTYRGLEQASTQTRAPGEPHLADFAELSSDWFWETDASHRHTFLSDGIRRIGIEPASQIGKSRWDMFDAEWTRDPAFGAHIEAVDRQEPFADLVFRLKAPGVAGCWISISGKPRYAADGAFEGYRGTAREIGSQIEADRQLRLSVVAQTGLLEELEKTRERLELALETAAMGWWDFDTRSGEQYWSPRARQIWGVGPEAEPNFENFGAALHPDDRAKHGDLLASPKSVGRRLYRVGLPDGETRYVREDFRIDRRADGTIERIFATVLDLTDIETLRTAAERAKVAAEKANVAKSRFLATMSHEIRTPMNGVLGMVELLAGTPLDARQRSYVEVASRSASELLGIIDAILDYSRLEAGDMAIENVPFDPAEILKQTVALLAVAAESKGLAVSVAVAPDLPAPLAGDPTRFRQVLLNLIGNAVKFTQRGRIDLRLDAEAPANANPTLVVSVADTGIGIAQEALEHLFDRFNQADASIARRFGGSGLGLAISRELAQLMGGDIVVRSTLGRGSVFELRLPLIVAVPEALPIADAPGAVRETFRELDVLVAEDNEVNRIVVGELLMRMGHRCTFARDGAEAIALARTKRFDVVLMDAQMPEIDGIEATRWIRTLPAPYNTVPIVAQTANAMRGDREKYLEAGMNDYIAKPIRSAELAAALQRATGAASKPTHARPAASAPASSTARKGLAGIAAELRGATESS; from the coding sequence ATGGCGGATCGACACCCACTGCTCGTCCAGCAGCTGCAGGAAATCGCGCGCGACGGCGCAATAAACGTCGAGCGGCTTTGCGAGATCGTCAGCCAAACTTACCGCGGTCTCGAGCAAGCGAGCACGCAAACGCGCGCGCCAGGCGAACCGCACCTCGCGGATTTTGCCGAGCTATCGTCCGATTGGTTCTGGGAAACCGATGCGTCCCACCGCCATACGTTTCTGTCGGACGGCATCCGCCGCATCGGTATCGAGCCCGCCTCACAGATCGGCAAGTCGCGCTGGGACATGTTCGACGCAGAATGGACGCGCGACCCGGCTTTCGGCGCGCATATCGAGGCCGTCGACCGGCAAGAACCCTTCGCGGACCTCGTTTTCCGTCTGAAAGCCCCTGGCGTGGCCGGCTGCTGGATTTCGATCTCGGGCAAACCGCGCTATGCGGCCGACGGCGCGTTCGAAGGCTATCGCGGCACGGCGCGCGAGATCGGCTCGCAGATCGAGGCTGACCGCCAGTTGCGCCTGTCCGTCGTGGCCCAGACGGGTCTGCTCGAGGAACTCGAGAAGACCCGCGAACGCCTCGAACTGGCGCTCGAAACGGCTGCCATGGGCTGGTGGGACTTCGACACGCGCAGCGGCGAACAATACTGGTCGCCGCGCGCGCGCCAAATCTGGGGCGTAGGCCCCGAGGCAGAACCCAATTTCGAGAATTTCGGCGCCGCCCTCCATCCCGACGACCGCGCCAAACACGGCGATTTGCTGGCCAGTCCCAAATCGGTCGGCCGACGACTCTACAGAGTCGGGCTCCCGGACGGCGAGACACGCTATGTGCGCGAGGATTTTCGCATCGATCGGCGTGCCGACGGCACGATCGAGCGGATCTTCGCGACCGTGCTCGACCTCACCGATATCGAGACGCTGCGTACCGCTGCCGAGCGCGCCAAAGTCGCCGCCGAAAAAGCGAACGTCGCCAAATCGCGTTTTCTTGCAACCATGAGCCACGAAATCCGCACGCCGATGAACGGCGTGCTCGGCATGGTCGAATTGCTGGCCGGCACGCCGCTCGATGCGCGCCAACGCAGCTATGTCGAAGTTGCAAGCCGATCAGCCAGCGAACTGCTCGGCATCATCGACGCGATTCTCGACTATTCGCGCCTCGAAGCGGGCGACATGGCGATCGAAAACGTGCCCTTCGACCCGGCCGAAATCCTGAAACAGACTGTCGCCCTGTTGGCGGTCGCGGCCGAAAGCAAGGGGCTTGCCGTCAGCGTCGCGGTGGCCCCCGATCTGCCCGCACCGCTGGCAGGCGATCCCACGCGCTTCCGCCAGGTGCTGCTCAATCTCATCGGCAACGCCGTGAAGTTCACCCAGCGCGGCCGCATCGATCTGCGGCTCGATGCCGAGGCGCCCGCAAATGCGAACCCGACACTAGTCGTCTCGGTTGCCGACACCGGCATCGGCATTGCGCAAGAAGCACTCGAACATTTGTTCGACCGGTTCAACCAGGCCGATGCCTCGATCGCGCGCCGCTTCGGCGGGTCGGGATTGGGGCTCGCAATCTCGCGCGAGTTGGCACAGCTGATGGGCGGCGACATCGTCGTGCGATCGACGCTGGGACGCGGCTCGGTGTTCGAACTGCGCTTGCCGCTTATCGTCGCAGTCCCCGAAGCGCTGCCGATTGCGGACGCTCCCGGCGCCGTGCGGGAGACCTTCCGCGAACTCGACGTACTCGTCGCCGAAGACAACGAAGTCAACCGCATCGTCGTCGGCGAATTGCTGATGCGCATGGGCCATCGCTGCACGTTCGCGCGCGACGGCGCCGAAGCGATAGCACTGGCGCGAACAAAACGTTTCGACGTCGTGCTGATGGACGCGCAAATGCCGGAGATCGACGGGATCGAAGCAACGCGCTGGATCCGCACGCTTCCAGCGCCCTACAACACCGTACCGATCGTCGCCCAGACCGCAAACGCCATGCGCGGCGACCGCGAAAAATACCTCGAAGCCGGCATGAACGACTATATCGCCAAGCCGATCCGCAGCGCGGAATTGGCTGCAGCACTGCAACGCGCGACGGGTGCGGCGTCCAAGCCCACGCACGCGCGTCCCGCAGCAAGCGCGCCGGCAAGTTCGACCGCACGCAAGGGCCTAGCCGGGATCGCTGCCGAGCTTCGCGGCGCGACGGAAAGCAGCTGA
- a CDS encoding response regulator has product MADAVAYNPSELRILVVDDNQQMRSILKSMLNGFGVTQIVPAVDGADALDKLAAQTFDVAICDWLMSPMDGISFVQEVRKHPVAVLRALPILMLTAQKEMRNVLDARSAGVDAYVVKPVSASLLWARLETVIQRAKHVSPAEPRAAAKAIVAATSSLSHLADAYRDVLRLDCDDLARGMGLLLTSDWDNRDIWNAMFKKAHDLKGQAGSFDYTLATDLAEVLCELLRPIRQEFSRRNLRAAELKTVLQANIGALQLIARENMIGDGGAEGRELLDQMDTKRYRLLSAWGIEQ; this is encoded by the coding sequence ATGGCCGATGCAGTCGCCTACAACCCGTCGGAACTGCGAATTCTCGTCGTCGACGACAATCAACAAATGCGTTCGATCCTCAAGTCGATGCTGAACGGGTTCGGCGTGACCCAAATCGTGCCTGCAGTCGATGGGGCAGACGCGCTCGACAAACTCGCGGCCCAGACGTTCGACGTCGCGATCTGCGACTGGCTGATGTCACCGATGGACGGGATATCCTTCGTCCAGGAAGTGCGCAAACACCCGGTCGCGGTACTGCGCGCCCTGCCGATCCTAATGCTGACCGCGCAGAAGGAAATGCGCAACGTGCTCGATGCGCGCAGTGCCGGCGTCGATGCCTACGTCGTGAAGCCCGTCAGCGCCTCGCTGCTCTGGGCGCGGCTCGAGACCGTTATCCAGCGCGCCAAGCACGTTTCGCCCGCCGAACCGCGCGCTGCCGCCAAGGCCATCGTGGCCGCGACGAGCAGCCTGTCGCATCTGGCCGACGCCTATCGCGACGTGCTGCGACTGGATTGCGACGATCTGGCGCGCGGCATGGGTCTGCTGCTAACCAGCGACTGGGACAATCGCGACATCTGGAATGCGATGTTCAAAAAAGCGCACGACCTCAAAGGCCAAGCGGGATCGTTCGACTATACGCTCGCGACCGACCTTGCCGAAGTACTTTGCGAGTTGCTGCGCCCGATCCGCCAGGAGTTTTCGCGTCGCAATCTGCGCGCGGCCGAACTCAAGACCGTGCTGCAGGCCAATATCGGCGCCCTGCAGCTGATCGCGCGCGAAAACATGATCGGCGACGGCGGTGCCGAAGGCCGTGAGTTGCTCGACCAGATGGACACGAAACGCTACCGGCTTCTGTCTGCTTGGGGCATCGAGCAATGA
- a CDS encoding PAS domain-containing protein, translating into MSEEAALTDAAIAGDFGPLERHLESHGFENLLLRWAPDPAKLNVPELAFLHGYWLRLPKAGSLGRYDAIDPLEMRPALGNVMLLEADEAADDYRYRLYGSRIAERAGFDLTGKFTRDVPTHPALGLLFRVCYRACAQRKIPLFTRHVPPASVGVLYWTRLILPLADDMGAARHFLVGNVPGKGHPA; encoded by the coding sequence ATGAGCGAAGAAGCGGCCCTTACGGATGCAGCGATCGCCGGCGATTTTGGTCCGCTCGAACGCCATCTCGAATCGCACGGCTTCGAAAATCTTCTGCTGCGCTGGGCGCCCGACCCGGCCAAGCTCAACGTGCCCGAACTCGCCTTCCTGCACGGCTATTGGCTCCGCTTGCCGAAGGCAGGTTCGCTTGGGCGCTACGATGCGATCGATCCGCTCGAAATGCGCCCGGCACTCGGCAACGTCATGCTGCTCGAAGCCGACGAAGCGGCCGACGACTATCGCTATCGTCTCTACGGTTCGCGGATTGCCGAGCGCGCCGGCTTCGATCTTACCGGCAAGTTCACCCGCGACGTGCCGACCCATCCGGCGCTTGGGCTGCTCTTTCGCGTCTGCTATCGCGCATGCGCGCAGCGCAAGATACCGCTTTTCACGCGCCACGTGCCGCCCGCAAGCGTCGGCGTACTCTATTGGACGCGTCTTATTCTGCCGCTGGCCGACGATATGGGGGCGGCACGCCATTTCCTGGTCGGCAACGTTCCCGGCAAGGGCCATCCGGCGTAG
- a CDS encoding PQQ-dependent sugar dehydrogenase, protein MYRTIAVWTAIAAISASPLAAQVQSEKATYRVQRIAEGLENPWALALLPDGRLLVTERPGRLRVVENGALQPNPLAGVPEVWARGQGGLFDLALHPDFATNRLLYFSYAAPVGSGALTRLARARLGAAGLENVETLFESSPAVSSARHFGGRIVFGRDGKVYLTTGDRAEDMRSQDGRDLNGKLVRLEPDGKVPADNPYLGRSDMRPEIFALGLRNTQGLALDANGAIWGADHGAQGGDELNSLVRGQNYGWPIITHSRNYGSGTQIGEATTRPGYADPRVIWTPSIAPSGLSIYAGAAFPGWQGSMLVGALRGQGLYRIELQADGSHRQERLLAELGARIRDVRVDPQGRVYVLTDARNGILARLDPG, encoded by the coding sequence ATGTATCGGACCATTGCCGTTTGGACCGCGATCGCGGCGATTTCTGCAAGCCCCCTGGCCGCACAAGTTCAGAGCGAGAAGGCCACATATCGCGTGCAGCGGATCGCCGAGGGGCTCGAGAACCCATGGGCGCTCGCACTGCTGCCCGACGGCCGCTTACTCGTGACCGAGCGCCCCGGCCGCTTGCGCGTGGTCGAAAACGGCGCGCTGCAGCCGAACCCGCTGGCGGGCGTGCCTGAGGTGTGGGCGCGCGGCCAGGGCGGCCTGTTCGATCTCGCTTTGCATCCGGATTTCGCCACGAACCGCCTGCTCTATTTCAGCTACGCAGCACCCGTCGGCAGCGGCGCTTTGACTCGTCTAGCGCGCGCGCGCCTGGGGGCAGCCGGCCTCGAAAATGTCGAGACCCTGTTCGAATCGTCCCCGGCGGTTTCGTCGGCGCGGCATTTCGGCGGCCGCATCGTGTTCGGGCGCGACGGCAAGGTCTATCTCACCACCGGCGATCGCGCCGAAGACATGCGCTCGCAGGACGGCCGCGATCTCAACGGCAAGCTCGTGCGCCTGGAGCCCGACGGCAAAGTCCCAGCCGACAATCCCTATCTTGGCCGCAGCGACATGCGGCCCGAAATCTTCGCGCTCGGCCTGCGTAACACCCAGGGTTTGGCGCTCGACGCAAACGGCGCCATCTGGGGGGCCGACCATGGCGCCCAGGGCGGCGACGAACTCAATAGCCTCGTGCGCGGCCAGAATTACGGCTGGCCAATCATTACCCACAGCCGCAATTACGGCTCCGGCACGCAGATCGGCGAAGCCACCACGCGCCCCGGCTATGCCGATCCGCGCGTGATCTGGACGCCGTCGATCGCCCCCTCGGGTCTTTCGATCTATGCCGGTGCGGCATTCCCGGGCTGGCAGGGCTCGATGCTCGTCGGCGCCTTGCGCGGCCAGGGGCTCTACCGCATCGAATTGCAAGCGGATGGCAGCCATCGTCAGGAACGCCTGCTGGCAGAGCTTGGGGCGCGCATCCGCGACGTGCGGGTCGATCCGCAAGGGCGGGTTTATGTGCTGACCGACGCGCGCAACGGCATCCTCGCCCGCCTCGATCCGGGCTGA
- a CDS encoding SDR family NAD(P)-dependent oxidoreductase codes for MQRPSAAQPAAFLVGRHALVTGASRGIGAAIARCLAAHGAHVTLVARNADPLAALADEIAGDALACDVTDAAALARMFDQAVARQPVDILVNNAGGATSARFADTNAELWAQALALNLTAAFDATKLAVPAMEARGWGRVVNVASTAGLKGYPFVSAYVAAKHGLVGLTRALGLELARTGVTVNAVCPGFTDTPMLAQAAADVAARTGGDAARIKDKYAATNPMGRLIAPDEVAAAVAYLCSPAAAAVTGTALTVAGGEI; via the coding sequence ATGCAACGCCCGTCTGCCGCACAGCCAGCAGCGTTTTTGGTCGGCCGTCACGCCCTCGTGACGGGCGCTTCGCGCGGCATCGGCGCGGCGATCGCACGCTGTTTGGCCGCACACGGCGCCCACGTCACACTCGTCGCGCGCAACGCCGATCCGCTTGCCGCCCTTGCCGACGAAATCGCCGGCGACGCGCTGGCTTGCGACGTGACCGATGCGGCGGCTCTTGCGCGCATGTTTGACCAAGCAGTCGCGCGCCAACCCGTCGACATCCTCGTCAACAATGCCGGCGGGGCGACGAGCGCGCGTTTTGCCGACACGAACGCCGAACTCTGGGCGCAAGCGCTGGCACTCAATCTGACGGCCGCCTTCGACGCGACCAAACTCGCCGTTCCGGCCATGGAAGCGCGCGGCTGGGGCCGCGTCGTGAATGTCGCCTCGACGGCCGGGCTCAAAGGCTATCCGTTCGTTTCTGCATATGTCGCCGCCAAACACGGGCTGGTCGGACTCACGCGCGCCCTCGGGCTCGAACTCGCGCGCACCGGCGTCACCGTCAACGCCGTATGCCCCGGCTTCACCGACACGCCGATGCTGGCCCAAGCCGCCGCCGATGTCGCAGCCCGCACCGGCGGCGACGCCGCGCGCATCAAAGACAAATACGCCGCCACCAATCCGATGGGCCGACTGATCGCACCCGACGAGGTGGCGGCTGCCGTCGCATATCTGTGCTCGCCTGCGGCCGCTGCCGTGACCGGCACGGCCCTCACCGTCGCAGGCGGCGAAATATGA
- a CDS encoding MarR family transcriptional regulator, which translates to MSLAAERTGDREQGHENSQHLQLRAWLRLLTCANLVERRVRANLRESFDITLPRFDVLSQLSRAQSQGNEDGLTMGELSQRMMVSAGNVTGLVEGLVADRLIVRVAQANDRRSARVKLTPKGLRAFEAMLGPHESWIDAAFSSLDEGDLKRLLALLAKLKISAAGATP; encoded by the coding sequence ATGAGCCTCGCAGCCGAACGCACAGGCGACCGCGAACAGGGGCACGAGAATTCGCAGCATCTGCAGCTGCGCGCCTGGCTGCGGCTCCTCACCTGCGCCAATCTGGTCGAGCGGCGCGTGCGCGCCAATCTGCGTGAAAGCTTCGACATCACGCTACCGCGCTTCGACGTCCTGTCGCAATTGTCGCGCGCCCAGAGCCAAGGCAACGAAGACGGGCTCACGATGGGCGAGCTGTCGCAGCGCATGATGGTGTCGGCCGGCAATGTAACGGGCTTGGTCGAAGGCCTCGTCGCAGACCGTCTGATCGTGCGCGTGGCGCAGGCCAACGACCGCCGCTCGGCGCGCGTCAAACTCACACCCAAGGGCTTACGCGCGTTCGAGGCGATGTTGGGCCCGCACGAAAGCTGGATCGATGCGGCGTTCTCGAGCCTCGACGAGGGCGATCTCAAGCGCCTGCTAGCCTTGCTCGCCAAACTCAAGATTTCAGCCGCCGGAGCCACGCCATGA
- a CDS encoding enoyl-CoA hydratase family protein, which produces MSFKNFDAHAYRATHFLWAVEGKVATVTLNRPERKNPLTFESYAELRDLFVSLVDCREIKAVVITGAGDNFCSGGDVHEIIGPLVGMEMPDLLRFTRLTGDLVRAIRTCPQTVVAAIDGVCAGAGAAIAMAADLRFGTERAKVAYLFVRVGLAGCDMGACSILPRIIGQGRAAELLYTGRSLAGPEGERWGFFNRLCAPETLLAEAHAFAKDLADGPTFAHAMTKTALDHQWNMSVSQAIEAEAQAQAICMQTEDFARAYRAFAAKQKPVFEGN; this is translated from the coding sequence ATGAGCTTCAAAAACTTCGACGCCCACGCCTATCGCGCGACGCACTTTCTTTGGGCGGTCGAAGGCAAAGTCGCGACTGTGACACTGAACCGACCCGAGCGTAAAAATCCGCTGACTTTCGAAAGCTATGCCGAATTGCGCGACCTGTTCGTTAGCCTCGTCGATTGCCGCGAGATAAAGGCCGTCGTGATCACGGGTGCCGGCGACAATTTCTGTTCGGGCGGCGACGTGCACGAAATCATCGGCCCGCTCGTCGGCATGGAAATGCCCGACCTGCTGCGCTTCACGCGGCTGACGGGCGATCTCGTTCGCGCAATCCGCACCTGTCCGCAAACAGTCGTCGCTGCGATCGACGGCGTGTGTGCGGGTGCCGGTGCAGCCATCGCCATGGCGGCGGACCTGCGCTTCGGCACCGAGCGTGCGAAGGTCGCTTATCTGTTCGTGCGCGTCGGATTGGCGGGCTGCGACATGGGTGCTTGCAGCATCCTGCCGCGCATCATCGGCCAGGGGCGGGCAGCCGAACTCCTCTATACCGGGCGCAGCCTCGCAGGCCCCGAGGGCGAACGCTGGGGTTTTTTCAATCGCCTCTGCGCGCCCGAAACGCTGCTGGCGGAAGCACACGCCTTTGCCAAAGACCTCGCCGACGGCCCGACCTTTGCACACGCGATGACCAAGACGGCACTCGACCATCAATGGAACATGAGCGTGTCGCAAGCCATCGAAGCCGAAGCGCAAGCGCAAGCAATCTGCATGCAGACTGAAGATTTCGCGCGCGCCTATCGCGCGTTCGCCGCCAAACAAAAACCCGTCTTCGAGGGCAATTGA
- a CDS encoding acyl-CoA dehydrogenase family protein has product MADRSYLVWPFFDERHRALAARLDAFGRHVVEPRASDHGDADALTKEFARMLATAGLLDVAVPAEKHDVRSLCLAREHLAYHSGLADFAFAMQGLGTGPILLFGTDAQKATYLPAVRAGENLAAFALSEPEGGSDVSALRLQATRSGNGYVLDGRKTWISNGGIAGHYVVFARTGEAPGAKGLSAFVVDADQRGLAIEARIETIAPHPLATLRFDKAFVPADAMLGQPGDGFKIAMATLDIFRSTVAAAALGFARRALDEALAYTRTREAFGSKLADFQLTQAALADMATEIDAAALLVYRAAWTKDVQGVRVTREASMAKLYATEMAQRAADRAVQLHGGQGVVAGNVVERLYREVRALRIYEGTSEIQKLVIASQTLAAFAAEKGA; this is encoded by the coding sequence ATGGCGGACCGCTCGTACCTCGTCTGGCCGTTTTTCGATGAGCGCCACCGCGCACTTGCCGCAAGGTTGGACGCGTTCGGGCGCCATGTCGTAGAGCCGCGCGCTTCCGACCATGGCGATGCCGACGCGCTTACCAAAGAATTCGCACGCATGTTGGCGACGGCCGGTCTCCTCGACGTTGCGGTCCCGGCTGAAAAACACGATGTGCGCAGCCTGTGCTTGGCCCGCGAGCATCTCGCCTATCACTCCGGTCTCGCCGATTTTGCATTCGCCATGCAAGGCCTCGGTACGGGGCCGATCCTGCTGTTCGGCACGGACGCGCAGAAGGCAACCTATCTGCCCGCCGTGCGCGCAGGCGAAAATCTCGCGGCCTTTGCATTGTCGGAGCCGGAGGGCGGTTCGGACGTCTCGGCCCTGCGGCTCCAGGCGACACGCAGCGGCAACGGCTATGTGCTCGACGGGCGCAAGACCTGGATCTCGAACGGCGGCATTGCCGGACACTATGTCGTGTTCGCGCGCACGGGCGAGGCGCCGGGTGCCAAGGGGCTGTCGGCGTTTGTCGTCGATGCGGACCAGCGAGGGCTTGCGATCGAAGCGCGCATCGAGACGATCGCACCGCATCCGCTTGCCACGCTACGCTTCGACAAGGCGTTTGTGCCCGCCGATGCGATGCTCGGGCAGCCCGGCGACGGCTTCAAGATCGCGATGGCAACGCTCGACATCTTCCGCTCGACCGTGGCGGCCGCCGCCCTCGGTTTTGCGCGCCGCGCCCTCGACGAGGCTTTGGCCTACACGCGTACGCGCGAAGCCTTCGGCAGCAAGCTTGCCGACTTCCAACTCACGCAAGCCGCCCTTGCCGACATGGCAACCGAGATCGATGCAGCAGCCCTGCTCGTCTACCGCGCCGCTTGGACCAAGGACGTGCAAGGTGTGCGCGTCACGCGCGAAGCCTCGATGGCCAAGCTCTACGCGACCGAGATGGCGCAACGTGCGGCCGACCGCGCCGTGCAATTGCACGGCGGCCAGGGCGTGGTCGCAGGCAACGTCGTCGAGCGGCTGTATCGCGAGGTGCGGGCCCTTCGCATCTACGAAGGGACGAGCGAGATCCAGAAACTCGTGATCGCTAGCCAGACATTGGCCGCCTTCGCGGCGGAGAAAGGCGCATGA
- a CDS encoding NADH:flavin oxidoreductase, whose product MKLLEPLRVGTMTLPNRVLVPAMVTRLSGEDGYVNEGIVERYVRYAKGHVGLIVVEAMAVHEAKSGPLLRLSRDEFVPGHRDLVARVHDAGPSKIVPQIIHFMKVARSGWRQTIDQLSLQEIDAIVDAFAAAAGRAREAGYDGVELHSAHAYTLSSFLSRRNMRRDEYDGRTLEGRLRLFGRVMARVRETVGKDWPVGVRFLAEEAIKDGYALPDSQRIALRMAQLGVDYISLSVGGKFEDAVHKEGSPLYPYTGYSGDRCMPGEAYPPLPHAHLAAGIKAFINKHGYDIPVASVGKISDPADAERLLATGQADMIGMARQLLADPDWVKKVADGRSDAILRCIYCNVCKQLDENFKLVSCFLWPKGLTQAPVDDPTREAPQWPTEGATLTATVENGVVRLAWKKALGKIAGYDIHRAEAGGETAIVEAVKSTKHADKLVLGGLAYSYYVTAYDENGRHSAPSNVVAVDPALPHFEIAGPAHV is encoded by the coding sequence ATGAAGCTGCTCGAACCCTTGCGCGTCGGCACCATGACGCTGCCCAACCGCGTGCTCGTCCCCGCCATGGTTACGCGCCTGTCCGGCGAAGATGGCTATGTAAACGAAGGCATCGTCGAGCGCTATGTGCGTTACGCAAAGGGCCATGTCGGGCTCATCGTGGTCGAAGCCATGGCCGTGCACGAGGCGAAGTCGGGGCCGCTCTTGCGCCTGTCGCGCGACGAGTTTGTGCCAGGCCATCGCGATCTTGTGGCGCGCGTGCACGATGCGGGCCCGTCCAAGATCGTGCCGCAGATCATCCATTTCATGAAAGTGGCGCGCTCGGGCTGGCGCCAGACGATCGACCAGCTGTCGCTTCAAGAAATCGACGCGATTGTCGATGCGTTCGCCGCCGCTGCGGGCCGTGCGCGCGAAGCGGGCTACGACGGCGTGGAACTCCACTCGGCGCACGCCTACACGCTGTCCTCGTTCCTGTCGCGGCGCAACATGCGGCGCGACGAATATGACGGGCGCACGCTCGAAGGCCGCTTGCGCCTGTTTGGCCGCGTGATGGCGCGCGTGCGCGAGACGGTCGGCAAGGACTGGCCTGTCGGCGTGCGTTTCCTCGCCGAAGAAGCGATAAAAGACGGCTACGCACTTCCCGACAGCCAACGCATTGCGCTGCGGATGGCGCAGCTTGGCGTCGACTACATCTCGCTGTCGGTCGGCGGCAAGTTCGAAGACGCGGTCCACAAAGAAGGTTCGCCGCTATATCCCTACACGGGCTATTCGGGCGACCGTTGTATGCCGGGCGAAGCCTACCCGCCCTTGCCGCATGCGCATCTGGCCGCCGGCATCAAAGCCTTCATCAACAAACACGGCTACGATATCCCGGTCGCCTCGGTCGGCAAGATCAGCGATCCCGCCGACGCCGAGCGTCTGCTCGCAACCGGCCAGGCCGACATGATCGGCATGGCGCGCCAATTGCTGGCAGATCCGGACTGGGTCAAGAAAGTGGCCGACGGCCGCAGCGACGCGATTCTGCGCTGCATCTACTGCAACGTTTGCAAACAGCTCGACGAAAATTTCAAACTCGTGAGCTGCTTCCTGTGGCCCAAGGGCTTGACGCAAGCGCCCGTCGACGATCCCACGCGCGAAGCGCCGCAATGGCCGACCGAAGGGGCCACACTCACAGCGACAGTCGAAAACGGCGTGGTGCGGCTGGCCTGGAAGAAGGCGCTCGGCAAAATCGCGGGCTACGACATCCATCGCGCCGAAGCGGGCGGCGAAACGGCCATCGTCGAGGCAGTCAAGAGCACCAAACATGCCGACAAGCTCGTCTTGGGCGGCCTTGCCTACAGCTATTACGTGACCGCCTACGACGAAAACGGCCGCCACAGCGCGCCGTCGAACGTCGTCGCCGTCGATCCTGCCCTCCCCCATTTCGAAATCGCCGGACCCGCCCATGTCTGA